Proteins co-encoded in one Novosphingobium sp. PP1Y genomic window:
- a CDS encoding cytochrome c oxidase assembly protein, with protein MRVFRWLPASLLAVLSTPALAHGGHVHADASPWTLWQLSPEIIVGLVVVALIYWKGSRHGLVAERWRLLAFNGGLLALFVALISPVERLADHIFAVHQVEHMLLRTVAPMLIFLSRPQAALVRGLPRGVSRFFAGSGPLRGLVDFLRTPFVATVLFLAASLFWMLPHWHDLAILDEPIHYMWHISLLVTGLIFFSVIFDRRAAPQGPGLGARLAMFVFAALGNIVLGAFLTFKTIPLYDAYLALGHMWHVSMLTDEQTGGIVMWIPGTMMFAISALVVIHRWGSEEERLVSRRMRTGRELTAERAPANRALAIGLAGFALLMLAITVSVVAVIDHPHDKARDFGLSGKIPG; from the coding sequence ATGCGTGTTTTCCGATGGTTGCCCGCGAGTCTTCTCGCGGTGCTTTCGACCCCTGCGTTGGCCCATGGCGGGCACGTCCACGCCGATGCCAGCCCCTGGACGCTCTGGCAGTTGTCGCCCGAGATCATTGTCGGTCTCGTGGTCGTTGCCCTGATCTACTGGAAGGGCAGCCGGCATGGCCTCGTCGCCGAGCGATGGCGGCTGCTGGCGTTCAACGGTGGCTTGCTTGCCCTCTTCGTGGCGTTGATCTCTCCGGTCGAGCGGCTGGCCGACCACATCTTTGCGGTCCACCAGGTCGAGCATATGCTGCTGCGCACGGTGGCACCGATGCTCATCTTCCTGTCGCGACCGCAGGCCGCGCTGGTGCGCGGGTTGCCCAGGGGCGTTAGCCGGTTCTTCGCCGGTTCCGGGCCCTTGCGTGGCCTTGTCGACTTCCTGCGTACCCCGTTCGTGGCGACGGTCCTGTTTCTCGCGGCCAGCCTGTTCTGGATGTTGCCCCACTGGCACGATCTCGCGATCTTGGACGAGCCGATCCACTACATGTGGCACATCAGCCTGCTGGTGACAGGGCTGATCTTCTTCTCGGTCATCTTCGACCGGCGCGCCGCACCGCAAGGGCCGGGGCTGGGCGCGCGCCTTGCGATGTTTGTCTTTGCGGCGCTGGGCAACATCGTCCTGGGCGCGTTCCTGACCTTCAAGACGATCCCGCTCTACGATGCCTACCTGGCGCTGGGGCACATGTGGCATGTCTCGATGCTCACCGATGAGCAGACCGGCGGCATCGTCATGTGGATCCCGGGCACGATGATGTTCGCGATCTCCGCGCTTGTGGTGATCCACCGCTGGGGCAGCGAGGAGGAGCGGCTGGTGTCGCGCCGGATGCGGACGGGACGCGAACTGACCGCTGAGCGAGCACCTGCAAATCGTGCCCTCGCGATCGGTCTGGCGGGCTTTGCGTTGCTCATGCTGGCGATCACCGTCAGCGTGGTCGCAGTGATCGATCATCCGCACGACAAGGCCCGCGATTTCGGCCTCTCCGGCAAGATTCCCGGTTGA
- the gor gene encoding glutathione-disulfide reductase, with protein sequence MSEYDYDLFTIGAGSGGVRASRVAAAHGARVAVAEEFRVGGTCVIRGCVPKKMLVYGAHFAEDLEDAKHFGWDIPEAKFDWVKLRDNVLNDVDRLNGLYTQTLTNHEVEIFHERARITGPHEITLSNGEKKTARVILIATGARPHVPSFPGHELGITSNEAFHLDAIPGRVLIAGAGYIANEFAGIFNEFGAKVTLMNRSDQLLRGYDESVRDRLLQISLTKGIEFRFNAEFERIEQNEDGSLKVSMSNHDPMDVDCVLFATGRVPNVEGLGLADVGVEVDDKGAIKVDEYSQTSVDHIYAVGDVTNRVQLTPVAIREGQAFADTVFGDKPTTVDYSCIPSAVFSHPPIAGVGMTEGEANQKLGTVRVYTSDFRPMKNVVAHRNERSLYKMICDAETDRVVGLHMIGPEAPEIMQAAAIAVKAGLTKADFDATVAVHPTMSEELVLLK encoded by the coding sequence ATGTCCGAGTACGATTATGACCTTTTCACCATCGGCGCCGGTTCGGGCGGCGTGCGCGCCAGCCGCGTTGCGGCAGCGCACGGCGCGCGGGTAGCCGTGGCGGAAGAGTTCAGGGTTGGCGGGACATGCGTGATTCGCGGCTGCGTCCCTAAGAAGATGCTGGTTTACGGCGCCCATTTCGCCGAAGATCTGGAAGACGCCAAGCACTTCGGCTGGGACATTCCCGAGGCCAAGTTCGACTGGGTCAAGCTGCGTGACAACGTGCTCAACGATGTCGACCGCCTCAATGGTCTCTACACGCAGACGCTCACCAATCACGAGGTGGAGATCTTTCACGAGCGGGCACGGATCACAGGGCCGCACGAAATTACCTTGTCGAACGGCGAGAAGAAGACCGCCAGGGTCATTCTCATCGCGACGGGCGCGCGGCCGCATGTGCCCTCATTCCCGGGACATGAGCTGGGCATCACCTCGAACGAGGCCTTCCATCTCGATGCGATTCCGGGTCGCGTCCTGATCGCCGGTGCGGGCTACATCGCCAATGAGTTCGCGGGAATCTTCAATGAGTTCGGCGCCAAGGTGACGCTGATGAACCGCTCCGACCAGCTTCTGCGCGGATACGATGAAAGTGTGCGCGACCGGCTGCTGCAGATCTCGCTGACCAAGGGCATCGAGTTCCGATTCAATGCCGAATTCGAGAGGATCGAGCAGAATGAGGACGGCTCGCTCAAGGTCTCGATGAGCAATCACGACCCGATGGACGTCGACTGCGTGCTGTTCGCTACCGGTCGCGTACCCAATGTCGAGGGACTAGGCCTCGCAGACGTCGGCGTGGAAGTCGACGACAAGGGCGCAATCAAGGTCGACGAGTACTCGCAGACCAGCGTCGATCATATCTACGCCGTGGGCGACGTTACGAACCGCGTGCAACTGACCCCGGTCGCCATCCGCGAAGGACAGGCCTTTGCCGATACGGTCTTCGGCGACAAGCCGACGACGGTCGATTACAGCTGCATTCCTTCGGCCGTTTTCAGCCATCCGCCGATCGCGGGCGTGGGCATGACCGAGGGAGAGGCGAACCAGAAGCTGGGCACTGTGCGGGTCTATACCAGCGACTTCCGGCCGATGAAGAACGTCGTCGCCCACCGCAACGAACGCTCGCTCTACAAGATGATCTGCGACGCCGAGACGGACCGCGTCGTGGGGCTGCACATGATCGGGCCCGAGGCCCCCGAAATCATGCAGGCGGCTGCGATCGCGGTAAAGGCGGGGCTGACCAAGGCGGACTTCGACGCCACGGTCGCGGTGCACCCGACGATGTCGGAGGAACTCGTCCTGCTCAAGTAG
- a CDS encoding S8 family peptidase — protein sequence MARPSRVVRDAVMASVLAMVLAGCGGGGGGSVNSTPGPAPSPTPGPTPSPTPTPTPTPTPTPVPTGYVITPESQQPRRSVQDDAEFRNNYVSFEYVNALYALDNGWTGQGVKVAVLDDGVKEVSELQGKISSLSRDYGTVTENGVTTQRNVIGDDYSDHGTMVAGVIAARNNGTGVQGIAPGAEVVALRISEIDLDTTDPDAQETLGIGISQAMAYAGDNGIKVVNASIAKIDPEVASPTWAQMVARYQTSGGLFVNAAGNDSAANVDGYLDLNSSNSRSWLFVVALEGTQTSYELTDYSNQCGTKAMNNCVAAMGTNATQYTDGSLVLFSGTSSATPQVSGLAALILSKWPQLTGVEAGEVIVNTARDIGAPGVDPVFGHGLIDAKAALSPVDPTLSNGVTQTSLTSSSLVVPTAVGAAGLKARALGNVTVLDAYGRNFTGDLSGLVAQPGVDRFSIERRMRVQANAGSTRLATRDLDASAGFTRLRVGPGEDEVRTMLTNGHVAWRSGKTWFSASLNSTDSVSSEFMGLAPSSDAVFAYSPVADLAVTAERPLAGGRLGLSVVGGRADYGSANGALISWRKGGTGLKAGLLNEQGTVFGTPTGSGALRFGDGARTAFLEVAQSAQLGSWRLSGYASLGATRLKLADDMLLTDAGTFLTSRFAVTISRAALGGMLRLGLAQPLTVVSGEGTYTIGSGYDFATRSLLFTDRRVDFAGAIDPLLIVGFEKGAPRSQLRVVVASTADTRDLRAMGAWRLVLN from the coding sequence ATGGCGAGGCCTTCGCGAGTGGTACGTGATGCGGTCATGGCGAGTGTCCTCGCAATGGTCCTGGCAGGTTGCGGCGGCGGCGGTGGCGGGAGCGTCAATTCGACGCCCGGCCCGGCGCCCAGTCCGACTCCCGGCCCTACACCAAGCCCGACCCCGACACCTACGCCCACTCCAACGCCGACTCCGGTGCCTACCGGCTACGTCATCACGCCCGAGAGCCAGCAGCCCCGGCGATCGGTACAGGACGATGCCGAATTTCGGAACAACTACGTCTCGTTCGAGTACGTCAATGCGCTCTATGCGCTCGACAACGGATGGACCGGGCAGGGCGTGAAGGTTGCCGTGCTGGATGATGGCGTGAAGGAAGTGTCCGAACTTCAGGGCAAGATTTCCAGTCTCAGCCGCGATTACGGTACGGTCACCGAGAACGGCGTCACCACGCAGCGCAATGTCATCGGGGACGACTATTCCGACCATGGCACGATGGTCGCGGGCGTGATTGCCGCACGCAACAACGGCACCGGTGTGCAGGGCATTGCACCCGGCGCCGAGGTCGTCGCCCTGCGCATCAGCGAGATCGACCTGGACACCACCGATCCCGACGCACAGGAGACCCTGGGCATCGGAATCTCGCAGGCCATGGCCTATGCCGGGGACAACGGCATCAAGGTTGTCAATGCCTCGATCGCCAAGATCGATCCGGAAGTGGCGAGCCCGACCTGGGCGCAGATGGTGGCGCGCTACCAGACGAGCGGGGGACTGTTCGTCAATGCGGCCGGCAATGACAGCGCGGCCAATGTCGACGGCTACCTCGACCTCAATTCCAGCAATTCGCGAAGCTGGCTGTTCGTCGTCGCACTGGAGGGCACGCAGACCAGCTACGAACTTACCGATTATTCGAATCAGTGCGGCACGAAGGCGATGAACAATTGCGTCGCAGCCATGGGCACGAATGCAACGCAATATACCGATGGCTCGCTCGTCCTGTTCAGCGGGACGAGCTCGGCAACGCCGCAGGTCAGTGGTCTTGCCGCCCTGATCCTGAGCAAGTGGCCCCAGCTGACCGGCGTCGAGGCCGGGGAAGTTATCGTCAACACCGCCCGCGACATCGGTGCGCCGGGCGTGGACCCGGTCTTCGGGCATGGCCTGATCGACGCGAAGGCAGCGCTTTCGCCGGTCGATCCGACCCTGTCCAACGGCGTGACCCAGACATCGCTGACAAGTTCCAGTCTCGTCGTTCCCACAGCGGTCGGCGCTGCCGGGCTCAAGGCACGGGCGCTGGGCAATGTGACGGTACTGGATGCCTACGGGCGGAATTTTACCGGCGACCTGTCGGGCCTCGTCGCGCAGCCCGGCGTTGACCGCTTCTCGATAGAGCGCCGGATGCGGGTGCAGGCCAACGCCGGAAGCACGAGGCTGGCGACCCGCGATCTCGATGCCAGCGCGGGCTTCACCCGCTTGCGGGTCGGGCCGGGTGAGGATGAAGTGCGCACGATGCTGACCAACGGCCATGTCGCCTGGCGAAGCGGCAAGACGTGGTTCAGCGCCTCGCTCAATTCCACCGACAGCGTTTCCAGCGAATTCATGGGCCTCGCTCCGAGTTCGGACGCGGTCTTTGCCTATTCTCCGGTCGCCGATCTGGCGGTGACTGCGGAACGTCCCCTCGCCGGGGGACGCCTTGGCTTGTCGGTGGTGGGTGGCCGAGCCGACTACGGTTCGGCCAATGGCGCGCTCATTTCCTGGCGCAAGGGAGGAACCGGTCTCAAGGCCGGGCTGCTGAATGAACAGGGAACCGTCTTCGGCACGCCCACCGGTAGCGGCGCACTGCGCTTTGGCGACGGCGCCCGAACCGCTTTCCTCGAAGTCGCGCAGTCCGCGCAGCTGGGGTCCTGGAGGCTCTCGGGCTATGCCAGCCTTGGGGCAACCAGGCTGAAGCTGGCCGACGACATGCTGCTGACCGATGCCGGGACATTCCTTACCAGTCGTTTCGCAGTCACGATCAGCCGGGCGGCTCTCGGCGGGATGCTTCGGCTTGGGCTTGCCCAGCCCCTGACGGTCGTTTCGGGCGAGGGGACCTACACGATCGGCTCGGGTTATGACTTCGCCACCCGTTCGCTGTTGTTCACCGACCGGCGCGTCGACTTTGCAGGAGCGATAGATCCGCTGCTGATCGTGGGTTTCGAGAAGGGCGCGCCGCGTTCGCAGCTGCGTGTGGTCGTGGCAAGTACTGCCGATACGCGGGATTTGCGGGCAATGGGTGCCTGGCGGCTGGTCCTGAACTGA
- the pgi gene encoding glucose-6-phosphate isomerase, whose product MSESAWEKLRGLAKPSLAELFAGDPARLDTLATRFELGEDEAATTIRFDWSKTHLDAAHMAAFEELAQAMDFAGRRKALFGGEIVNPTEGRAAEHTAQRGVGKEESVMLAAENHHRMAAIVEAIHRGAMGEVKHLIHIGIGGSALGPALAVDALARDGAMVDVHVVSNIDGCAMEEAFKGCDPAKTMLAVASKTFTTIETMTNAESAIEWLRENGVEDPYGRVVALTASPEKAMEWGVDETRILPFSESVGGRYSLWSSIGFPVAMALGWPDFAEFLAGAAAMDEHFRDTDGSANLPLRAAFADQYYTRLRGCQTRAVFAYDERLALLPDYLQQLEMESNGKSVKADGSAVDGPTAPITWGGVGTDAQHAVFQLLHQGTNLVPVDFIASIAPGHDLNLDHHRILLSNCFAQGAALMAGKESDDPARAYPGDRPSATILLDEVSPATFGALIAFHEHRTFANAVLMGINPFDQFGVELGKEIAKQIEKGGTKFDPSTEALLELAGIS is encoded by the coding sequence ATGAGTGAATCAGCCTGGGAAAAGCTCAGGGGACTGGCCAAGCCGTCGCTGGCTGAGCTCTTTGCAGGCGATCCGGCCCGGCTCGATACTCTGGCGACCCGCTTCGAACTGGGCGAGGACGAGGCGGCGACCACGATCCGTTTCGACTGGTCGAAGACCCATCTCGATGCCGCTCACATGGCCGCTTTCGAGGAACTGGCTCAGGCGATGGATTTCGCCGGTCGCCGCAAGGCCCTGTTCGGCGGCGAGATCGTCAATCCGACCGAAGGCCGTGCCGCCGAGCACACCGCCCAGCGCGGCGTCGGCAAGGAAGAGAGCGTGATGCTCGCGGCCGAGAACCATCATCGCATGGCTGCGATCGTCGAAGCGATCCACCGCGGCGCGATGGGTGAGGTCAAGCACCTGATTCACATCGGCATCGGCGGTTCGGCGCTCGGACCGGCGCTCGCGGTCGATGCACTGGCGCGCGACGGTGCGATGGTCGATGTGCACGTCGTATCGAACATCGACGGCTGCGCGATGGAAGAGGCCTTCAAGGGCTGCGATCCGGCCAAGACGATGCTGGCGGTCGCGTCCAAGACGTTCACCACCATCGAGACGATGACCAATGCCGAAAGCGCCATCGAGTGGCTGCGCGAGAATGGCGTCGAGGATCCGTACGGCAGGGTCGTCGCGCTGACCGCCTCGCCGGAAAAGGCGATGGAATGGGGCGTCGACGAGACCCGCATCCTGCCCTTCTCGGAAAGCGTGGGCGGCCGCTACTCGCTATGGTCCTCGATCGGATTCCCGGTGGCGATGGCGCTGGGCTGGCCCGATTTCGCCGAGTTCCTGGCCGGGGCCGCGGCGATGGACGAGCATTTCCGCGACACTGACGGAAGCGCCAACCTGCCGCTGCGCGCGGCCTTTGCCGACCAGTACTACACGCGCCTGCGCGGTTGCCAGACGCGCGCCGTGTTCGCCTATGACGAACGGCTGGCCTTGCTGCCCGACTACCTCCAGCAGCTCGAAATGGAATCGAACGGCAAGAGCGTGAAGGCAGACGGCAGTGCGGTCGATGGCCCGACCGCGCCGATAACCTGGGGCGGGGTGGGTACCGACGCGCAGCACGCGGTGTTCCAGCTTCTCCACCAGGGCACGAACCTCGTGCCGGTGGACTTCATCGCCTCGATCGCTCCGGGCCATGACCTGAACCTCGATCATCATCGCATCCTCCTGTCGAACTGCTTCGCGCAAGGCGCGGCGCTGATGGCGGGCAAGGAAAGCGACGATCCGGCCCGTGCCTATCCGGGCGACCGCCCCTCGGCGACGATACTGCTCGACGAAGTGAGTCCGGCCACATTCGGCGCGCTGATCGCGTTCCATGAGCATCGCACTTTCGCCAATGCGGTGCTCATGGGTATCAATCCGTTCGACCAGTTCGGTGTCGAACTGGGCAAGGAAATCGCCAAGCAGATCGAGAAGGGCGGCACCAAGTTCGATCCTTCGACCGAGGCGCTGCTGGAACTGGCCGGAATCAGCTGA
- the lepB gene encoding signal peptidase I, protein MSETNSDAAKPAIDSTAKKPAAAEKKDEGFFSFLFWLVLAVVVLRSFIISPFNIPSESMLPRLLTGDYLFATKWSYGYSRYSLPFSLPLIPGRIFASQPERGDVVIFKAPPGNDVDYIKRVIGLPGDEIQIKSGQVFINGKAVPKQRVDDFILPVSPNTDCYGPEFEATGKDGKPVCHYPQFRETLPNGKSYNVLDLGTTPQDDTGVYIVPEDHLFLMGDNRDNSMDSRFPAVEGQGIGIVPQGNLVGKAAVMMFSTDGSAEWIKPWTWFTAARWSRIGGTF, encoded by the coding sequence ATGAGCGAGACCAATAGCGACGCCGCCAAGCCGGCCATCGACTCGACAGCGAAGAAGCCTGCGGCGGCGGAGAAGAAGGACGAGGGTTTCTTCTCGTTTCTTTTCTGGCTGGTGCTGGCCGTGGTGGTGCTGCGCAGCTTCATCATTTCGCCGTTCAACATCCCCAGCGAATCCATGCTGCCGCGCCTGTTGACCGGGGATTACCTGTTCGCGACCAAGTGGTCCTACGGCTATTCCAGGTACTCGCTGCCCTTCAGCCTGCCGCTGATCCCGGGCCGCATCTTCGCCAGCCAGCCCGAGCGCGGCGACGTCGTCATCTTCAAGGCGCCCCCGGGCAACGACGTCGACTACATCAAGCGCGTCATCGGGCTGCCGGGTGACGAGATCCAGATCAAGTCCGGCCAGGTCTTCATCAATGGCAAGGCGGTGCCCAAGCAGCGCGTGGACGACTTCATCCTGCCGGTCTCGCCGAACACCGACTGCTATGGACCCGAATTCGAAGCGACGGGCAAGGACGGCAAGCCGGTCTGCCACTATCCGCAGTTCCGCGAGACACTGCCCAACGGCAAGAGCTACAATGTGCTCGACCTCGGCACCACGCCGCAGGACGATACCGGCGTATACATCGTGCCCGAGGATCACCTGTTCCTGATGGGCGACAACCGCGACAATTCCATGGACAGCCGCTTCCCTGCCGTCGAAGGCCAGGGCATCGGCATCGTCCCGCAGGGCAACCTGGTGGGCAAGGCCGCGGTCATGATGTTCTCGACCGATGGCTCGGCCGAATGGATCAAGCCCTGGACCTGGTTCACCGCGGCACGCTGGAGCCGCATCGGCGGGACCTTCTGA
- the rnc gene encoding ribonuclease III: protein MLDDATRDFITRITGSAPRDEALWLAALTHGSTGEKRNYERLEFLGDRVLGLVVAEWLYQTSNEAEGRLSQRLNALVSRAMCAQIARQIELGPRMRLGKQARDDGGEDSDNILGDVMEALIGACFTECGFASAKAMVRKLWADAVQGKTGKRKHPKSALQEWAAGNRRRMPEYRLLERTGPDHASQFTVEVTIHHVGSAQATASSKQDAETQAAEEFMKKFA, encoded by the coding sequence TTGCTGGACGATGCTACCCGCGACTTCATAACTAGGATTACCGGCAGCGCGCCTCGGGACGAGGCCCTCTGGCTGGCCGCCCTCACCCACGGCAGTACGGGCGAGAAGCGCAATTACGAAAGGCTGGAATTCCTTGGCGACCGGGTCCTTGGCCTGGTTGTCGCCGAATGGCTGTACCAGACCAGCAACGAGGCCGAGGGCCGCCTGTCGCAGCGCCTCAATGCCCTCGTCAGCCGGGCGATGTGTGCCCAGATCGCGCGCCAGATCGAACTCGGGCCGCGCATGCGGCTGGGCAAGCAGGCCCGCGACGACGGCGGCGAGGACAGCGACAACATCCTCGGCGACGTGATGGAAGCGCTGATCGGCGCATGTTTCACCGAATGCGGCTTCGCAAGCGCCAAGGCCATGGTGCGCAAGCTGTGGGCCGATGCGGTGCAGGGCAAGACGGGCAAGCGCAAGCATCCCAAGTCCGCTCTGCAGGAATGGGCCGCCGGCAATCGCCGTCGGATGCCCGAATACCGCCTGCTGGAGCGCACCGGACCCGATCACGCCTCGCAATTCACGGTCGAAGTCACGATCCACCATGTCGGCAGCGCCCAGGCCACGGCCTCGTCCAAGCAGGATGCGGAAACGCAGGCCGCCGAAGAGTTCATGAAAAAATTCGCATGA